Genomic window (Prochlorococcus marinus str. GP2):
AATGGTTTGTACTCAGATAATGGGTTTTGAATATGCAGTTTCAATTGCAAATTCTAGCGGCACTTTACAGATGAATGAATATAAACCTCTTATTGGATTTAATATTCTTACAAGTTTAAAATTACTTAAAGATGCAATAGAAAACTTTAGAATAAAATTAGTTGATGGGATGGAACCTAATCAAAAAAAAATAAAGTTAAATTTAGAAAATTCACTAATGTTGGTTACAGCTATAGTGCCAAAAGTTGGTTATGAAAAAGCAGCTGAGATTGCAAACCTTGCTTTCAAAGAATCATTAAATTTAAAAGAGGCAACACTTAAATTAGGTTATTTAAACGAAGATGAATTTGATGAAGCAATGAATATTAATTCAATGATTTGATTGAAAAATTTAAGAATTATTGTCAATTCTTTTTGTTGCAGGATTAATATCTTCAAAGACTTTTATAAGATCATTAGATTCAGCAATAGGGAACCGGTTAATAGCTTTTAAAGCTAGCTTTGCTTTGCTTTTTAATTTATTACTAACACCAATACAGTATTGCACTTGAGAAAGGACATCAATTGATCTTCTAATAATCCTCACTACATCTCCTTCGTCTAATGAAGTATTAAAAACCAAATCTTTCCATTTTTTTCCCCTCGCCCATTCAGAAATAATTCCAGTCAACTCTATTTCTAAATAGATTGGAATTTCAAGATGAAACTTATTTTGTTGAAAAGAGACTAATTTTCTTAAACCATCTAATTCATTAAAAACATCTATTACCTCTAAAGAGGGCTTTAAATTACACCAAAGATGCGGTCTCCTTACATCAACACATATAGCTTGAATAATTGCAGCTAAGTCAGGAGGATCTAAATCATCCAAATAACCACTGACTAAAACAAGACCAATCCATAATTCATTTTCACCTCTTATTGCACTAACTGTTTGTCCAACTTCCGTCAATTCCAAATCATTTAAACAACCAAAGTGGCCTAAAATTTTAATCAAATCAGTAAAAGTTCTCCAGTTATGATTTTCTTTACTCTCAAGAAGTTTTTTTCTCATATTTATTTCTTGTTCAACATCAACAATTCTTTTTCTATATTTCTTTAATTTCCTGGAGTCTCCAAATCTATGTACGGGATGATCAGTGACTGTTTCTTCTAAATTATTAATTTGTTGCTGTTGTGCCAAAACTTCAGTCGTCAGATCATATTGTGGAGTTTGTAAATCATTTTTTTTAGAAGCTTCCAAAATTCTTTCCGCAAAACACTGCGAAATATCATCTCCCCTGACAACCTCCCCAGAAAAATACATCTTTGGTGTTTCAAGCCCTAAGACATCAATTGCATCCAAATCATTAAAAATACTAACTATGTATGAGGGTTTTATTAAAATAAATAAATTATTAATTGTCAAACACAACAAACTCTTAATTTTTTGGGATTCATATATCTTCTTACAAATTAATGCTGGAACAATTTTTCTTTTAATTTGAGGAGCTTTGATTGAAATTAAGCTTCCATCTTTAATATATGGAAGTGCATTAGTGATCTCATCTGATAATTTTTCTGCCGCTTGTTTTTCTAAAATTTTCAAGAGTCTTCTCTCTTCTTTAAGACGACTTTTTAACTTTTCGTAGGCATCAAAATCTTTCCATGAAACGTTAGATGTAATTTTTTTTAATTCAATTAAATCCTTATCTAAATTTTCAAGAATTAAATTTTCATCTGAGGATTCACCTAAATATAAAAAACTACCAAAACTTCTTTTAATTAATTCTCTAGACTTCTCTAAAGTATAACTTTGTAAAAGATTTAGTACCATTCCATAGCTAGGAGTGAATTGACTCTCTAAAGAATTTGGTTTGCTAATAGCCAGTGCACTTGCTTCTTTTGCACCTTCGAATCTTGTTTGTAATGTAACTACATATCCTTGTGTATCTTTTCCTCTTCTTCCAGCTCTTCCTGACATTTGCAAAAATTCACTGCTAAATAACAATCTGTGTCCATCTTCTGTCCTTTTTGATAAAGAAGAAATAACAGTTGTTCTTGCAGGCATATTAATTCCTGCAGCTAGAGTTTCAGTTGCAAAAACAACTTTTATCAAACCTTGCTGAAATAATTCCTCAACCAATTCTTTCCATGCAGGCAATAATCCAGCATGATGAGATGCAATACCGCGTTTTAATGCCTCGCATTGAGATTTATCTTTAATTGCCTCTTGATTATTTTTAAGATAAACATCTAATTTTTGGGATATAATTTTTGCTTCTGAATAACTCACTAAAGTTAAATCTTTTATATTCTCCATAGCTTTGTCACAGCCTCTTCTACTGAAAATAAAATAAATAGCTGGCAACATATTTCTTTCTGCTAGTTTCGAGATCACAAAGCTTATTGAGGGAGACTTTGGTTGCATTATCCTTCCCACTTTTCCTCTCTTTTTCTGGCCTTTAGGAGCTCTCCAAGTTTTACAGTTTGGATGAATTCCATTACCCTTATTATTCAAAAGTGGATGGAGGCCTTTAAAACTACAAAAAATAAAATCAAGTGGGACTGGTCTCTTATCACTATTAATTAATACTGTGGGTCCATGAACTTTTTCTATCCAATTTTGTAGTTGATCTGCATTAGCTATTGTTGCTGATAAAGCTATTATTTGAGTTCTAGTTGGGCAATGGATTATGGTTTCCTCCCAAACCGTGCCTCTTTGGGGGTCATTCATGTAATGACATTCATCAAGAATCACAGATTCTAAATTTTCTAAGGGGTCATCCAATTCATCAAATTCGCCATAAAGCATGTTCCTAAAAATCTCAGTCGTCATTACTAGGATTGGTGCTTCTCTATTTATATTTATATCGCCAGTTAAAAGACCAACTTTTTTCTCACCATATTGATTAGCAAAATCTCTAAACTTTTGGTTTGATAAGGCCTTTAAAGGTGTTGTATAAAAAACTCTGCTGTCATGAGATAATCCTCTATATATAGCAAATTCACCTATCAATGTTTTACCCGAACCTGTTGGTGCCGTTAAAACAACAGAATTTCCGCTATTAATAGCTCGTATTGCTTCTAATTGGAAATCATCTAGCGGAAAGGGGAAATATTCCTCTAAATTAAGCAATAATTGTGATTGAAGAGAGGATGAGTTAACTTCTTAATATATGATCTATATAGATATTAATAAACAAAAAATACCTTGCAAACTTTAATAGTAAATCTAAATCTTTTTAATTAAATCCACTATATTTTATTTTGCCAAAATGAAAAAAGTAAAAATTCCAAAAAATAGAATCCGTAAATTAAAAACATTTTCTTTAGGTAAAAAATCATTCGAACTTCTAAGTTTAAATTCGCAAAATAAAAAACTTATAGACTTATGCAGTAATGATTATTTTGGATTAAGTAGGGATAAGGATTTAGTAAAAGCTGCTTACGAAATAAGCTTGTTAGAAGGTATTGGCTCAGGAAGCTCTAGGTTTATTACAGGTTCAAGACCAATACATAAATTATTAGAAACAGAACTTGCCAAGTGGCTTGATCAAGATAAAGTATTACTTTTCCCAAGCGGATTTCAAGCAAATATAGCTGCTGTCCAGGCTTTAGCAAACAGAAATAGTATCGTAATAGCAGATAAATTGATCCATAACTCTTTATTGGTTGGAGTCAAAGCTGCTCAAGCAAAACTGGTTAGATTTTCACACAATAATTTAAAAGATTTAGAAGATAAAATTATGAAATCTAACCCTACAAAAAATTCGATTTTAGTTATTGTTGAATCTCTTTATAGCATGGAGGGATCAATTGCTCCGCTCAGAGAAATAACGGAAATTTGCAAAAAAAATAGTGTTCAATTATTAGTTGACGAGGCTCATGCAATTGGGATCTTAGGTCCTGAAGGCAGGGGGTTAAGTTTTAATTGTCGTTCAGATATAACTATGATTACTGGAACTTTTGGAAAAGCATTTGGAAGCGGTGGAGCTTTCATAGCTTCCAATTCAGAAATTGGAGAATATCTTATCCAAACAAGTGGTGCATTTAGGTATACAACCGCACTTGCGCCATCTTTAGCTGCTGCTGCGCTAGAAGGTTTAAAAAAAATTTTAGAAAATAAAGAATGGGGTAATGATTTGTTATCTTCTGCGAATGTATGGAAAGATGAAATTATTAAAAATTTTAGTCTTCCAGTTCAGGGAGATTCCCACATTTTATCAATTATTGTTGGCCAAGAGGAGAAGGCAATTTATCTACAAAAATATCTTGAAAAAAATGGTTTTTTAGCAATTGCGATAAGACCTCCAACTGTTCCAGTAGGGCAATCAAGAATCAGAATAACAATACGAAGAAACTTAGATTTTAATCTGCTAAAGAATTTCATTGCAGTTTTAAAAGAGTTTAAATGAAACAAATTATTACTCAACATGGGTGGGGACTAAGTAAATATTTCTGGGATGATTATAAAGTTGATTTTTTAAATAATAATTGGCATTGGCAAGATAATGAAAGGGGCTATTTTTCGACAAATAATTATCAAGCAAAATGGATTAAAAGCGAATCTAAAAAAGAAATCAAAATGACTATATGCCATTCATTTGGTTTTCATTTAATGCAAAAAAATATTTTAAAAGAAGCAACTCATATTGTTCTTATAAATTCTTTTAATAATTTTCTTCCTTTAAGTAATAAGAAAAAATTTATTTTGAGATCTCTAAAAAGAATGGAAACAAAAATCATAAAAGATGAACCTAAGGATGTGTTGAAAGAATTTATTCATAGATCATTTATGCCAAATCATATGAATCATAGTTTTAAAAATATCTTTTATAAAAGTCTAGAAAGTTTAAATAAAACTCTTCTTTTAAATGATTTAAAACAACTTTACATCAATAGAGATTATCCAGTATTTTTAAGAAAAGATTGCAAAATTATTTTTATAAAATCAGAAAATGATTTGATTCTTGACAACGAATCAAATAATAACTTTTTAGATTCTTTAAATAAAACACTTGATAGGAAGCCAATTTTAATTAAATTAGCTCAACAAGGGCATTGCTTGAAAAATTTAAATTTGTACGAGATCTTACTTAATAAACTTAATGATTGAAATGGATAGTAAAAAGTGGAATGAGAAAATAAAAAATAATTTCAATGAAGCTGCATATCGGTATTTAGAGCATTCAAATATTCAGAAATTTTTTGCAAACAAGATCGTTCAATTTATCAAAGAATTAAATCCCCCAAAAAAAGGTGAATGGATAGATCTAGGATCAGGACCAGGACTATTAGCAGATGAAATAGAAAAAAAATTTCCTTCCCAAAAAGTATCAAGAATTGATTTCAGCAAAAAAATGCTTTTTGAGAATAAATTATCTAGAAAAAAAATTTTATGGGATTTGAATAATGATTTACCAACGGAAGTAAATAACTGTTCTCTATTAACATCTAACTTTTGCATACATTGGTTAAACAACCCAGAAAAGATAATAAAAAATTGGTTTAGCAAATTAACAACTGGAGGTTTTTTAATCATTTCATATCCTACAAAAGATTGTTTTCCTGAATGGAAAGATACTTGTAAAAAAATTGATATTGAATACAGCGGTCTTAATTTCCTTTGCTCTAAAGAATTATTAAAAGATTTCAAATCAACTGAAATACATTATTCAGAAGAGTTTAATTATCTTGAAAATTTTGAAGATGTATATAAGCTTTTTAGAAGCATTAAAAATGTAGGAGCACAATCAACAAGTTGTAAACGCAAAACAGTGAAAGAGTTAAAGGATATTCAAAAGTTTTGGCCAAAGAATTACAATAATACAGTGAACCTTTCATGGCAAATTGAGATTCAAATCATAAAGAAATTATGAGCAATCACAATAATATTTTCAAATTTATAATTTGTGGAACAGATACTGATATAGGAAAAACTTTAATAAGCTCTTTTTTCGTTAAAGGATTAAATTCCTTTTATTGGAAGCCTATTCAAAGTGGTATTGAATCGCAAACTGATAGTCAAACTGTTGAAAAACTTGCACAAGTAAGTAAAGAGAAAATCATCAAAGAAGCTTATGTCTTTACAAAACCTCTATCTCCTCATTGGGCTGCTGAAATAGATCAAAAAACTATTAACTTTGACAAGTTGAGTTTG
Coding sequences:
- a CDS encoding methyltransferase domain-containing protein, whose translation is MIEMDSKKWNEKIKNNFNEAAYRYLEHSNIQKFFANKIVQFIKELNPPKKGEWIDLGSGPGLLADEIEKKFPSQKVSRIDFSKKMLFENKLSRKKILWDLNNDLPTEVNNCSLLTSNFCIHWLNNPEKIIKNWFSKLTTGGFLIISYPTKDCFPEWKDTCKKIDIEYSGLNFLCSKELLKDFKSTEIHYSEEFNYLENFEDVYKLFRSIKNVGAQSTSCKRKTVKELKDIQKFWPKNYNNTVNLSWQIEIQIIKKL
- a CDS encoding DEAD/DEAH box helicase translates to MLNLEEYFPFPLDDFQLEAIRAINSGNSVVLTAPTGSGKTLIGEFAIYRGLSHDSRVFYTTPLKALSNQKFRDFANQYGEKKVGLLTGDININREAPILVMTTEIFRNMLYGEFDELDDPLENLESVILDECHYMNDPQRGTVWEETIIHCPTRTQIIALSATIANADQLQNWIEKVHGPTVLINSDKRPVPLDFIFCSFKGLHPLLNNKGNGIHPNCKTWRAPKGQKKRGKVGRIMQPKSPSISFVISKLAERNMLPAIYFIFSRRGCDKAMENIKDLTLVSYSEAKIISQKLDVYLKNNQEAIKDKSQCEALKRGIASHHAGLLPAWKELVEELFQQGLIKVVFATETLAAGINMPARTTVISSLSKRTEDGHRLLFSSEFLQMSGRAGRRGKDTQGYVVTLQTRFEGAKEASALAISKPNSLESQFTPSYGMVLNLLQSYTLEKSRELIKRSFGSFLYLGESSDENLILENLDKDLIELKKITSNVSWKDFDAYEKLKSRLKEERRLLKILEKQAAEKLSDEITNALPYIKDGSLISIKAPQIKRKIVPALICKKIYESQKIKSLLCLTINNLFILIKPSYIVSIFNDLDAIDVLGLETPKMYFSGEVVRGDDISQCFAERILEASKKNDLQTPQYDLTTEVLAQQQQINNLEETVTDHPVHRFGDSRKLKKYRKRIVDVEQEINMRKKLLESKENHNWRTFTDLIKILGHFGCLNDLELTEVGQTVSAIRGENELWIGLVLVSGYLDDLDPPDLAAIIQAICVDVRRPHLWCNLKPSLEVIDVFNELDGLRKLVSFQQNKFHLEIPIYLEIELTGIISEWARGKKWKDLVFNTSLDEGDVVRIIRRSIDVLSQVQYCIGVSNKLKSKAKLALKAINRFPIAESNDLIKVFEDINPATKRIDNNS
- a CDS encoding aminotransferase class I/II-fold pyridoxal phosphate-dependent enzyme; protein product: MKKVKIPKNRIRKLKTFSLGKKSFELLSLNSQNKKLIDLCSNDYFGLSRDKDLVKAAYEISLLEGIGSGSSRFITGSRPIHKLLETELAKWLDQDKVLLFPSGFQANIAAVQALANRNSIVIADKLIHNSLLVGVKAAQAKLVRFSHNNLKDLEDKIMKSNPTKNSILVIVESLYSMEGSIAPLREITEICKKNSVQLLVDEAHAIGILGPEGRGLSFNCRSDITMITGTFGKAFGSGGAFIASNSEIGEYLIQTSGAFRYTTALAPSLAAAALEGLKKILENKEWGNDLLSSANVWKDEIIKNFSLPVQGDSHILSIIVGQEEKAIYLQKYLEKNGFLAIAIRPPTVPVGQSRIRITIRRNLDFNLLKNFIAVLKEFK